From Pseudorasbora parva isolate DD20220531a chromosome 25, ASM2467924v1, whole genome shotgun sequence, one genomic window encodes:
- the LOC137065566 gene encoding troponin I, fast skeletal muscle-like: protein MSEKKMTSSRKHHLKSLVLGIAKTLMEKEAAQYIVDKENYMAENCPPLSLPGSTQELQELCKKLHQQIDKVDEERYDLEAKVGKADKEIEDLKIKVVDLIGKFKKPALKKVRMSADQMLGALLGSKHKVSLDLRANLKQVKKEVKEEVADVGDWRKNVEDKAGMGGRKKMFEGEA, encoded by the exons ATGTCTGA AAAAAAGATGACATCGAGCCGCAAGCACCATCTCAAG AGTTTGGTGCTTggcattgcaaagacccttatGGAGAAAGAAGCCGCTCAGTACATTGTAGATAAGGAGAATTACATGGCAGAAAACTGCCCTCCTCTGTCCCTGCCCGGATCTACACAAGAACTGCAG GAACTGTGCAAGAAACTTCACCAGCAGATCGACAAGGTTGATGAGGAGAGATACGACTTGGAGGCTAAAGTGGGCAAGGCAGACAAAGAG ATTGAAGATCTGAAGATCAAGGTGGTCGACCTGATCGGCAAGTTCAAGAAACCCGCGTTGAAGAAAGTACGCATGTCTGCCGATCAGATGTTGGGAGCTCTGCTGGGCTCCAAACACAAGGTGTCTCTGGATCTGAGAGCCAACCTGAAACAAGTCAAGAAGGAGGTCAAAGAGGAG GTTGCAGATGTCGGTGACTGGCGTAAGAACGTTGAGGACAAGGCCGGTATGGGTGGCAGGAAGAAGATGTTTGAGGGCGAGGCCTAA
- the LOC137065565 gene encoding troponin I, fast skeletal muscle-like, with the protein MSDKKMTSSRKHHLKSLVLSIAKTLMEKEAAQYIVDKENYMAENCPPLSLPGSTQELQELCKKLHQQIDKVDEERYDLQAKVGKGDKEIEDLKIKVVDLIGKFKKPALKKVRLSADQMLQALLGSKHKVSLDLRSNLKQVKKETKEEVADVGDWRKNVEDKAGMGGRKKMFEGEA; encoded by the exons ATGTCTGA TAAAAAGATGACATCGAGCCGCAAGCACCATCTCAAG AGTTTGGTGCTTagcattgcaaagacccttatGGAGAAAGAAGCCGCTCAGTACATTGTAGATAAGGAGAATTACATGGCAGAAAACTGCCCTCCTCTGTCCCTGCCCGGATCTACACAAGAACTGCAG GAACTGTGCAAGAAACTTCACCAGCAGATCGACAAGGTTGATGAGGAGAGATACGACTTGCAGGCTAAAGTGGGCAAGGGAGACAAAGAG ATTGAAGATCTGAAGATCAAGGTGGTCGACCTGATCGGCAAGTTCAAGAAACCCGCGTTGAAGAAAGTACGCTTGTCTGCCGATCAGATGCTTCAGGCTCTGCTGGGCTCCAAACACAAGGTGTCTCTGGATCTGAGATCCAATCTGAAACAAGTCAAGAAggagaccaaagaggag GTTGCAGATGTCGGTGACTGGCGTAAGAACGTTGAGGACAAGGCCGGTATGGGCGGCAGGAAGAAGATGTTTGAGGGCGAGGCCTAA
- the LOC137065567 gene encoding troponin I, fast skeletal muscle-like isoform X1 produces the protein MNRKKMTSSRRHHLKSLVLSIAFGLMEAEAKQAVIDKEAYMNEHCSPLDMPGSQQELQELCKKLHQQIDKVDEERYDLEAKVAKTNKEIEDLKLKVVDLIGKFKKPALKKVRMSADQMLGALLGSKHKVSMDLRSNLKQVKKEVKEEVADVGDWRKNVEDKAGMGGRKKMFEGEA, from the exons ATGAACAGAAAAAAGATGACCTCCAGCCGCAGGCATCATCTGAAG AGCCTGGTGCTCTCCATTGCCTTCGGTCTGATGGAAGCTGAAGCCAAGCAGGCTGTTATTGATAAGGAGGCGTACATGAATGAACACTGCTCTCCTCTGGATATGCCAGGATCCCAGCAAGAGCTGCAG GAACTGTGCAAGAAGCTGCACCAACAGATCGACAAGGTTGATGAGGAGAGATACGACTTGGAGGCAAAGGTTGCCAAGACAAACAAAGAG ATTGAGGATCTGAAGCTCAAGGTGGTCGACCTGATCGGCAAGTTCAAGAAACCCGCGTTGAAGAAAGTACGCATGTCTGCCGATCAGATGTTGGGGGCTCTGCTGGGCTCCAAACACAAGGTCTCCATGGATCTGAGATCCAACCTGAAACAAGTCAAGAAGGAGGTCAAAGAGGAG GTTGCAGATGTCGGTGACTGGCGTAAGAACGTTGAGGACAAGGCCGGTATGGGCGGCAGGAAGAAGATGTTTGAGGGCGAGGCCTAA
- the LOC137065567 gene encoding troponin I, fast skeletal muscle-like isoform X2, whose translation MSEKKMTSSRRHHLKSLVLSIAFGLMEAEAKQAVIDKEAYMNEHCSPLDMPGSQQELQELCKKLHQQIDKVDEERYDLEAKVAKTNKEIEDLKLKVVDLIGKFKKPALKKVRMSADQMLGALLGSKHKVSMDLRSNLKQVKKEVKEEVADVGDWRKNVEDKAGMGGRKKMFEGEA comes from the exons ATGTCAGA AAAAAAGATGACCTCCAGCCGCAGGCATCATCTGAAG AGCCTGGTGCTCTCCATTGCCTTCGGTCTGATGGAAGCTGAAGCCAAGCAGGCTGTTATTGATAAGGAGGCGTACATGAATGAACACTGCTCTCCTCTGGATATGCCAGGATCCCAGCAAGAGCTGCAG GAACTGTGCAAGAAGCTGCACCAACAGATCGACAAGGTTGATGAGGAGAGATACGACTTGGAGGCAAAGGTTGCCAAGACAAACAAAGAG ATTGAGGATCTGAAGCTCAAGGTGGTCGACCTGATCGGCAAGTTCAAGAAACCCGCGTTGAAGAAAGTACGCATGTCTGCCGATCAGATGTTGGGGGCTCTGCTGGGCTCCAAACACAAGGTCTCCATGGATCTGAGATCCAACCTGAAACAAGTCAAGAAGGAGGTCAAAGAGGAG GTTGCAGATGTCGGTGACTGGCGTAAGAACGTTGAGGACAAGGCCGGTATGGGCGGCAGGAAGAAGATGTTTGAGGGCGAGGCCTAA